One part of the Sorangiineae bacterium MSr11954 genome encodes these proteins:
- a CDS encoding sulfatase-like hydrolase/transferase, whose protein sequence is MRSRFVAASAGSYLVLATLVSLACSCSRSDASPPPPAASGAAATQPAARSEAPIADASAASATGAPRPPFNVLLITVDSLRADMPWMGYKRPIAPRLTELAGRSTVYTQAYATSSFTSKSLVGFLSGRYPSELARTGVFFTRYRDNPPFMCESLAKESIPCVAGQAHAYLDKGYAGIDRGFAAWRLVPKITFDYNTDPHVTSQKLTPLALELLGSPTIGDGTRPFFAWFHYMDPHDKYQGHEESPHWGTRPRDLYDEEVFYTDLWIGKLLDEVAQKPWAARTAIIVSADHGEAFGEHGRIKHAHEVYEELVHVPLMVFLPGQPARRIASTRSHLDLTPTMMDLLGAKPLEPALHGKSFAAELLGAPPAPSHDIVCDLPEDEFNQRRRSFRHDDWKLIAHGNDQSFELFDLASDPREEKDLFGKDRAMTRDMMTRYKEASHGIADLAPIGGIRHKD, encoded by the coding sequence GTGCGTTCTCGATTCGTTGCCGCGTCCGCTGGCTCCTACCTAGTCCTTGCCACCCTGGTGTCCCTTGCGTGCTCCTGCTCCCGAAGCGATGCCAGCCCGCCGCCCCCCGCAGCCTCCGGCGCCGCCGCCACCCAACCGGCGGCACGCTCCGAAGCGCCGATCGCCGACGCATCGGCAGCATCGGCAACCGGCGCGCCGCGCCCGCCGTTCAACGTGCTCCTCATCACAGTGGACAGCCTGCGCGCGGACATGCCGTGGATGGGCTACAAGCGCCCCATCGCCCCACGCCTGACGGAGCTCGCGGGCCGATCCACGGTGTACACGCAGGCGTACGCCACTTCGTCGTTCACGTCGAAGAGCTTGGTCGGCTTTTTGAGCGGCCGCTACCCCTCGGAGCTCGCGCGCACGGGCGTGTTCTTCACGCGGTACCGCGACAACCCACCGTTCATGTGCGAGTCGCTGGCGAAGGAGTCCATCCCGTGCGTGGCCGGACAAGCGCACGCCTACCTCGACAAAGGCTACGCCGGCATCGATCGCGGCTTTGCCGCATGGCGGCTCGTGCCCAAAATCACCTTCGACTACAACACCGATCCCCACGTGACGAGCCAGAAGCTCACCCCACTGGCCCTCGAGCTGCTCGGATCCCCCACCATCGGCGATGGCACCCGCCCGTTCTTCGCGTGGTTCCACTACATGGACCCGCACGACAAATACCAAGGCCACGAGGAGTCGCCGCACTGGGGCACCCGCCCGCGCGATCTCTACGACGAAGAGGTGTTCTACACCGATCTCTGGATCGGCAAGCTCCTCGACGAGGTCGCCCAAAAGCCATGGGCCGCGCGCACGGCCATCATCGTCAGCGCCGACCATGGAGAGGCGTTCGGGGAGCACGGGCGCATCAAACACGCCCACGAGGTGTACGAAGAGCTGGTCCACGTACCGTTGATGGTGTTCCTCCCCGGGCAACCGGCGCGGCGCATCGCGTCCACCCGCAGCCACCTCGATCTCACGCCCACCATGATGGATCTGCTCGGCGCAAAGCCCTTGGAGCCCGCCCTGCACGGAAAGAGCTTCGCCGCGGAGCTCCTCGGGGCCCCGCCCGCCCCTTCGCACGACATCGTGTGCGATCTCCCGGAGGACGAGTTCAATCAGCGCCGCCGCTCCTTCCGCCACGACGACTGGAAGCTCATCGCCCACGGCAACGACCAGAGCTTCGAGCTCTTCGACCTCGCGAGCGATCCCCGCGAAGAGAAGGACCTCTTCGGCAAAGACCGCGCAATGACGCGCGATATGATGACCCGTTACAAAGAAGCCTCCCACGGGATTGCCGATTTGGCCCCCATCGGCGGCATCCGCCATAAAGACTGA
- a CDS encoding DoxX family protein, producing the protein MNHVAEVESVEAVVATKGRVKSFTRYLPATARVVLGLLLGVTGVNFFLQFIPQPATMPDDVVAFSVGLMKSGYIFPLIGITQTVVAALLLANRFVPLALALVAPVIVNIVGLHSSIDPSGLPMAIFVLVLEVYLAWTYRSAFRPMLAARVTAGAQ; encoded by the coding sequence ATGAACCACGTCGCGGAAGTCGAATCGGTCGAAGCTGTCGTTGCAACCAAAGGTCGCGTCAAGTCGTTCACCCGCTATCTGCCCGCCACGGCCCGCGTGGTCCTGGGCCTTCTACTCGGGGTGACGGGGGTAAACTTCTTTTTGCAGTTCATACCACAACCGGCCACCATGCCTGACGACGTCGTGGCGTTCAGCGTTGGTTTGATGAAATCGGGTTATATCTTTCCGCTCATCGGCATTACGCAAACGGTCGTGGCGGCGCTGCTCTTGGCCAATCGATTCGTGCCACTGGCACTTGCCCTCGTCGCACCGGTGATCGTCAACATCGTTGGGCTCCACTCCTCCATCGATCCGTCGGGTTTACCGATGGCCATCTTCGTGCTGGTGCTCGAGGTTTACTTGGCTTGGACATACCGCAGCGCGTTCCGTCCCATGTTGGCGGCGCGCGTCACCGCGGGCGCGCAGTAA
- a CDS encoding 2-hydroxychromene-2-carboxylate isomerase, with the protein MPRSLQFWFDYSCPYAYLGSTQVEALAQRMGAELTYEPMLLGGVFKANGTPQNSMDELSPAKAQHNALDMLRWAKLYDVPLEVPVLHPMRTVEALRATLVTGIDPAVVHGFFRAYWVHGRQVSNPETLRDVLRAAGHDPAAVLARMLEPKVKDDLRARTERAVGRGIFGAPSYVVTDDPLAASGSSSSSQRRERMYWGQDRMDLVEGKGFAPRTYERTAQMAHTLDLYWDFSSPFAYLGSTQADALAARTGATLTWHPMLLGGLFKSIGQADAPIDTFSESKRRHALQDMQRWADYWGVPFNFPTRFPMVTVKALRVYLVLPEARRREFREKTFRAYWAEDRDISSDEVLRDLIGEGAGEVLARISAPEIKQELLSATQRAVDRGVFGAPTWVVDGKDLYWGQDRLPLVERALTA; encoded by the coding sequence GTGCCGCGCTCCCTCCAATTCTGGTTCGACTACTCCTGTCCGTACGCGTACCTCGGCTCGACGCAGGTGGAGGCGCTCGCCCAGCGGATGGGCGCGGAGCTCACCTACGAGCCGATGCTGCTCGGGGGCGTGTTCAAGGCCAACGGCACGCCCCAAAATAGTATGGACGAGCTCTCGCCCGCCAAAGCGCAGCACAACGCGCTCGATATGCTGCGCTGGGCAAAGCTGTACGACGTGCCGCTGGAGGTGCCCGTGCTGCACCCGATGCGCACGGTGGAGGCGCTGCGCGCGACCTTGGTGACCGGCATCGATCCGGCCGTGGTGCACGGGTTCTTTCGCGCCTATTGGGTGCACGGGCGGCAAGTGTCCAACCCCGAGACCTTGCGCGACGTGCTCCGCGCCGCGGGCCACGATCCGGCCGCGGTGCTGGCGCGCATGCTGGAGCCCAAGGTCAAAGACGATCTTCGCGCCCGCACGGAGCGCGCCGTCGGGCGCGGCATCTTCGGCGCGCCCTCGTACGTGGTGACCGATGATCCGCTCGCGGCGAGCGGCTCTTCTTCTTCTTCGCAGCGCCGCGAACGGATGTACTGGGGCCAGGATCGCATGGACCTGGTCGAGGGCAAAGGCTTCGCACCGCGCACGTACGAAAGGACCGCGCAGATGGCGCACACGCTCGATTTGTATTGGGACTTCTCCTCGCCGTTCGCCTACTTGGGCTCGACGCAAGCCGATGCGCTGGCCGCCCGCACCGGCGCCACGCTCACCTGGCACCCGATGCTGCTGGGAGGCCTGTTCAAGAGCATCGGCCAAGCCGACGCCCCCATCGACACATTCAGCGAATCCAAACGGCGGCACGCGCTCCAAGACATGCAGCGCTGGGCCGATTACTGGGGCGTCCCGTTCAACTTCCCCACCCGCTTCCCGATGGTCACGGTGAAGGCGCTGCGCGTCTACCTCGTCCTGCCCGAGGCGCGCCGCCGTGAGTTCCGCGAAAAGACCTTCCGCGCGTACTGGGCCGAGGATCGCGACATCTCCAGCGACGAGGTGCTCCGCGATCTCATCGGCGAAGGCGCGGGCGAGGTGCTGGCACGCATCAGCGCCCCCGAGATCAAGCAGGAGCTCCTATCGGCGACCCAGCGCGCCGTCGACCGTGGGGTCTTCGGCGCGCCGACCTGGGTCGTCGATGGAAAAGATCTCTACTGGGGCCAGGATCGACTGCCGCTCGTGGAGCGCGCGCTCACGGCGTAG
- a CDS encoding metallophosphoesterase, with translation MTTKRSGFKSVETKYMEERESLIRSLGKLDRRMFLKVSAAAAGAALGQGLVTPHSFQPVKVAYGQTGGQKGGFRFAYISDSHLYERKLNDRFVNALLRAVDDVNAMDPQPDFVFYGGDLAQLGQPKELELGAQILKNLKAPMRIMVGEHDWYFDLGEKWRELFGPPQYSFDHKGVHCVVLNSVVEKDFWTARKLSPMDRMKTVAGLDNGVQSPFSVGDEGRAWLQKDLAKVPATTPLIVFSHSPLYKLYKPWNFWTDDAEQVQALLRKFQNVTVFHGHTHQVLTNRIGNISFHGFLSTAWPWPYAPEGLPELTVQMGRPDPFNPQDGCGDGSVQVLAAGLADKVYNLWNRNPVTVRASYLTSRGNKDKPANAVLTSF, from the coding sequence ATGACGACGAAACGATCCGGATTCAAGAGCGTCGAAACGAAGTACATGGAGGAGCGCGAGAGCCTGATTCGAAGCCTCGGCAAGCTCGATCGGCGCATGTTCCTCAAGGTCTCGGCCGCCGCCGCCGGCGCGGCCTTGGGCCAGGGGCTCGTCACGCCCCACTCCTTTCAGCCGGTGAAGGTGGCCTATGGGCAGACGGGCGGCCAAAAAGGCGGCTTCCGCTTCGCGTACATCTCCGATTCGCACCTCTACGAGCGAAAGCTGAACGACCGCTTCGTCAACGCGCTCCTGCGCGCGGTGGACGACGTGAACGCCATGGATCCGCAGCCGGACTTCGTCTTCTACGGCGGCGACCTGGCGCAGCTCGGGCAGCCGAAGGAGCTCGAGCTGGGGGCGCAGATCCTGAAGAATCTGAAGGCGCCGATGCGCATCATGGTGGGCGAGCACGATTGGTACTTCGATCTGGGCGAGAAGTGGCGCGAGCTCTTCGGCCCGCCGCAGTACTCGTTCGATCACAAAGGCGTGCACTGCGTGGTGCTCAACAGCGTGGTCGAGAAGGACTTCTGGACCGCGCGCAAGCTCTCGCCCATGGATCGCATGAAGACGGTGGCGGGGCTCGACAACGGCGTGCAGAGCCCCTTCAGCGTGGGCGACGAGGGCCGCGCGTGGCTGCAGAAGGACTTGGCGAAGGTCCCGGCCACCACGCCGCTCATCGTGTTCTCGCACTCCCCGCTCTACAAGCTGTACAAGCCGTGGAACTTCTGGACGGACGACGCCGAGCAGGTGCAAGCCCTCTTGCGCAAGTTCCAGAACGTCACCGTCTTCCACGGGCACACGCACCAAGTGCTCACCAACCGCATCGGCAACATCTCCTTCCACGGCTTTCTCTCCACGGCGTGGCCGTGGCCGTACGCGCCGGAGGGTTTGCCGGAGCTCACCGTTCAGATGGGGCGCCCGGATCCCTTCAATCCGCAAGATGGCTGCGGCGATGGCTCGGTGCAGGTGCTGGCCGCGGGCCTCGCCGACAAAGTCTACAACCTCTGGAACCGCAACCCGGTCACCGTGCGCGCCAGCTACCTGACGAGCCGCGGGAACAAAGACAAACCGGCCAACGCCGTCCTCACCAGCTTTTGA
- a CDS encoding cytochrome-c peroxidase, whose translation MRRIFIENPSAGRWHKGPRASFVAVTLLMATTAFAVAAQPDRAKPAPPPAPAQPAQPTSAAAQAPPIVLGNGPHGAMPSNEQLSRVASLFPKEPDANAPAGVNEAFWRVLVPTDNAIDAKRIALGKKLYFDPRLSRDGTVSCATCHDVSRGFTDRRPTSEGIDGKLGRRNAPTSMNAMFFTSLFLDGRAATLEEQARLPIVNPIEMGQPDGAAVAKAVGAIPEYQRDFAAAYGRPVSYEDIGRAIATFERTLVFLDSPFDRFSLGDASAISDDAKSGFALYNGKARCATCHQLSSNSPIGTNNKFHNIGVSARHQDFGKLANRALASLEKSNTKETMDQMALETDLSELGRFVVTRNRSDIGGFKTSQVRNVGITSPYMHDGSMQTLWDVVDHYNKGGEANPYLDGGIEPLALSEREVDQLVAFLFTLTDKRFAEQNASEMERQRAVSRKNRPFRDDALANRKRLPFEPQK comes from the coding sequence ATGCGACGAATATTCATCGAGAATCCCAGCGCCGGCCGGTGGCACAAAGGGCCGCGCGCGAGCTTCGTTGCCGTGACGCTCCTCATGGCGACGACGGCTTTTGCCGTTGCCGCTCAGCCCGATCGCGCCAAACCGGCTCCGCCGCCCGCGCCCGCGCAACCCGCACAACCTACGTCCGCCGCCGCGCAAGCACCGCCCATCGTGCTTGGAAACGGACCGCACGGCGCCATGCCGTCCAATGAACAGCTCTCGCGCGTCGCGTCGCTCTTTCCAAAGGAGCCGGACGCGAACGCGCCCGCCGGGGTCAACGAAGCGTTCTGGCGCGTGCTGGTCCCGACCGATAACGCCATCGATGCCAAGCGCATCGCCCTTGGAAAAAAGCTCTACTTCGATCCGCGCCTCTCGCGCGACGGCACCGTCTCGTGCGCCACCTGTCATGACGTGAGCCGCGGCTTCACCGATCGGCGCCCCACCTCCGAGGGCATCGACGGCAAGCTCGGGCGCCGCAACGCGCCCACGTCGATGAACGCCATGTTCTTCACGTCTCTGTTCCTCGACGGCCGCGCCGCCACCCTCGAGGAGCAAGCGCGTCTGCCCATCGTGAACCCCATCGAGATGGGGCAGCCCGATGGGGCCGCGGTCGCCAAAGCGGTGGGCGCCATCCCCGAATACCAACGCGACTTCGCGGCCGCATACGGGCGGCCCGTCAGCTACGAGGACATCGGCCGCGCGATCGCCACCTTCGAGCGAACCCTGGTGTTCCTCGATTCGCCGTTCGATCGATTCAGCCTGGGCGACGCGTCCGCCATCTCCGACGACGCCAAATCGGGCTTCGCGCTCTACAACGGCAAAGCGCGCTGCGCGACGTGCCATCAACTCAGCTCCAATAGCCCGATTGGCACCAACAACAAATTTCACAACATCGGTGTATCGGCGCGGCACCAGGATTTCGGAAAGCTCGCCAACCGGGCGCTGGCGTCGCTCGAGAAGAGCAACACCAAAGAGACGATGGACCAGATGGCGCTCGAGACCGATCTGAGCGAGCTCGGTCGCTTCGTGGTCACCCGCAACCGCTCGGACATCGGAGGCTTCAAGACGTCGCAGGTGCGCAACGTGGGCATCACGTCGCCGTACATGCACGACGGGTCCATGCAGACGCTCTGGGACGTGGTCGATCACTACAACAAAGGCGGCGAGGCCAACCCGTACCTCGATGGAGGCATCGAGCCCTTGGCCCTCTCCGAGCGCGAGGTCGACCAGCTCGTGGCGTTCTTGTTCACCTTGACCGACAAGCGTTTCGCCGAGCAGAACGCCAGCGAAATGGAGCGCCAGCGCGCCGTCTCCAGGAAGAACCGCCCCTTCCGCGACGATGCGCTCGCGAATCGAAAACGACTCCCCTTCGAGCCCCAAAAGTAA
- a CDS encoding hydrogen peroxide-inducible genes activator encodes MDLSGLTLTQLRYLLAVDEHRSFRGAAESCHVSQPALSMQIRRLEEILGVRLFDRETSPVVTTDVGTRVVTQARLVLRECARFPDVAQSFDMVSGSYRLGVIPTLARTLIPRLVTSFTKAYPRVHLVIEELPTDLLVRRLLEDTMDGGLAVTPLGIPAIHERHLGFERFFVYLSPKHALTKLTEIRQSDLVEYKPWLLSEEHCFRTQILHLCSVDMRPEPADGGIRFEAGSLDTLVDIVDTGHGLTLLPELVAARIAPERKSQLRPFAPPVPVRRISLIHSRQQERRPLTDALLSTLSERLPASLRRRATDAVIPPTLPAPRRKR; translated from the coding sequence ATGGACTTATCCGGGCTGACCTTGACGCAATTGCGCTATCTGCTCGCGGTGGACGAGCATCGCTCGTTCCGTGGTGCGGCCGAGAGCTGCCATGTATCCCAACCGGCGCTGAGCATGCAGATCCGCCGGCTCGAGGAAATCCTGGGTGTGCGCTTGTTCGACCGGGAGACCTCGCCGGTGGTGACCACCGATGTGGGCACCCGGGTGGTGACCCAAGCGCGCCTGGTGCTGCGCGAGTGTGCGCGGTTCCCCGACGTGGCGCAATCGTTCGATATGGTGTCGGGATCGTATCGTTTGGGGGTGATCCCGACATTGGCCCGTACCTTGATCCCGCGCTTGGTCACGTCATTTACGAAAGCTTATCCGCGCGTACATTTGGTTATCGAGGAGCTACCGACCGATTTGCTCGTTCGTCGTTTGCTCGAAGATACGATGGATGGCGGCCTCGCCGTGACGCCGCTCGGTATTCCGGCGATTCACGAGCGCCACTTGGGCTTCGAGCGATTCTTCGTTTACCTTTCACCCAAGCATGCGCTGACGAAGCTGACCGAAATTCGGCAGAGCGATCTCGTCGAGTACAAGCCTTGGCTGCTCTCGGAGGAGCACTGCTTTCGCACGCAGATCCTTCATTTGTGCAGCGTGGACATGCGCCCGGAGCCCGCCGATGGCGGCATTCGCTTCGAGGCGGGGAGCTTGGACACCTTGGTCGACATCGTCGACACCGGACATGGGCTTACGCTGTTGCCCGAGCTGGTCGCCGCGCGGATCGCGCCAGAGCGCAAATCGCAACTTCGTCCTTTTGCGCCACCGGTGCCGGTGCGGCGAATCAGCTTGATTCACTCGCGGCAGCAGGAGCGCCGTCCGCTCACGGACGCCTTGCTCTCCACGCTGAGCGAGCGGCTCCCCGCGTCACTGCGGCGGCGCGCGACCGATGCGGTCATTCCGCCGACTCTGCCCGCGCCGCGCCGAAAGCGGTAG
- the uvrA gene encoding excinuclease ABC subunit UvrA — protein sequence MDRLVVVGARQHNLKNVSLSLPRGKLVVFTGPSGSGKSSLAFDTIYAEGQRRYVESLSAYARQFLEQLAKPDVQRIDGLSPAIAIEQRPLAKSPRSTVGTVTEIADYLRLLFARVGVPHCPNCGKRIEAQTVQQIVDHVLSLADGTRLSILAPICRARRGELKLELERLRREGFVRVRIDDSVVDLGDEIQLDGRKAHDLDVVVDRIVLKDGLKGRLTDSVELALKLGEGRLLVAVEGQEPFWLSERFACIDCGISLPPIEPRIFSFNGPHGACPACDGLGARVVVDPERVIGDPKRTLREGVVLAWGRRGSVALATEVARAVEVLSVDPDQPWSKLKEAQRKAILFGNSEMLAASASASTSASQPPPPPPSERERERAAKPKRGKKKSSAHYEGIVPRLTATMQATDGASGDEFGDDDPDASEGAIGEDELGRFLATRTCDACHGRRLRPEALAVKLGGKDISELGTMPLRHLGTFLERLSALEPEMGGDALAARERAIADPLINAVTARLGFLVDVGLDYLSLDRSAQTLSSGEGQRIRLATQIGAALVGVMYVLDEPSVGLHARDNARLIDAQARLRDLGNTVLVVEHDREAILAADHVVDMGPGAGVHGGTVISQGTPAEVMADPKSLTGPYLSGARSLPILRNRQKPGKGEVRVVGARAHNLRNVTAEIPIGLFTCITGVSGSGKSSLIVDTLLPAARSKLYLATAPVGECDGVEGLEHIDKVISIDQAPLGRTPRSNPATYTGVFAQLRDLYAGLPDARARGYKPGRFSFNVKGGRCEACQGDGLLRVEMHFLPDIFVTCDTCGGKRYNRETLEIHYRGLSIADALELTVEQASQTFDAIPRVSERLEALRKVGLGYLTLGQSATTLSGGEAQRVKLARELARKATGRTLYVLDEPTTGLHFSDIEVLLTALLDLRDQGNTIVIIEHNLDVVACADWVVDLGPEGGEGGGQIVAVGTPEQVAKSGIAHTSHYLREVLERASAPTAFGAARAESAE from the coding sequence ATGGATCGTCTCGTTGTTGTCGGTGCCCGACAGCACAATTTGAAGAACGTTTCGCTGTCGCTCCCGCGCGGCAAGCTCGTGGTGTTCACGGGGCCGAGCGGATCGGGCAAGTCATCGCTCGCGTTCGATACGATTTATGCCGAGGGCCAGCGAAGGTACGTGGAGTCGCTCAGCGCGTACGCGCGGCAGTTCCTCGAGCAGCTCGCCAAGCCCGATGTGCAGCGCATCGACGGCCTCTCCCCCGCCATCGCCATCGAACAGCGCCCCCTCGCCAAGTCGCCGCGATCCACCGTGGGCACGGTGACCGAGATCGCCGACTACCTGCGCCTCCTCTTTGCGCGGGTCGGCGTTCCCCACTGTCCCAACTGCGGCAAGCGCATCGAGGCGCAGACCGTCCAGCAGATCGTCGACCATGTGCTGTCCTTGGCCGACGGCACCCGGCTCTCCATCCTCGCCCCCATCTGCCGCGCGCGCCGCGGTGAGCTGAAACTCGAGCTCGAGAGGCTCCGGCGCGAGGGCTTCGTCCGCGTCCGCATCGACGACTCGGTGGTGGACTTGGGCGACGAGATCCAGCTCGACGGCCGCAAGGCGCACGATCTGGACGTGGTGGTCGATCGCATCGTCCTCAAGGACGGCCTCAAAGGCCGCCTCACCGACAGCGTGGAGCTCGCGCTCAAGCTGGGCGAGGGCCGGCTCTTGGTGGCGGTCGAAGGTCAGGAGCCCTTCTGGCTCTCCGAGCGCTTTGCGTGCATCGACTGCGGCATCTCCCTCCCGCCCATCGAGCCCCGCATCTTCTCCTTCAATGGCCCGCACGGAGCCTGCCCCGCGTGCGACGGCTTGGGCGCGCGCGTGGTGGTCGACCCCGAGCGGGTCATCGGCGATCCCAAACGCACCTTGCGCGAGGGCGTGGTCCTCGCGTGGGGCCGCCGCGGATCCGTCGCCCTGGCCACCGAGGTGGCGCGCGCGGTGGAAGTGCTCAGCGTCGATCCCGACCAGCCGTGGTCCAAGCTCAAAGAGGCGCAGCGCAAGGCCATCCTCTTCGGCAACAGCGAGATGCTCGCGGCCTCGGCATCCGCGTCCACCTCCGCATCGCAACCGCCGCCGCCGCCACCATCCGAGCGCGAGCGCGAGCGCGCCGCCAAGCCCAAACGCGGAAAGAAGAAGTCCTCCGCCCACTACGAGGGCATCGTCCCGCGCCTCACCGCCACCATGCAGGCCACCGACGGCGCCAGCGGCGACGAGTTCGGCGACGACGATCCCGACGCCAGCGAGGGCGCCATCGGCGAGGACGAGCTCGGGCGCTTCCTCGCCACCCGCACCTGCGACGCGTGCCATGGCCGGCGTCTTCGGCCCGAGGCGCTCGCCGTCAAGCTCGGAGGCAAGGACATCTCCGAGCTCGGCACCATGCCGCTCCGCCACCTCGGCACCTTCCTCGAGCGCCTCAGCGCCCTCGAGCCCGAGATGGGCGGCGATGCCCTGGCCGCCCGCGAGCGCGCCATCGCCGATCCGCTCATCAACGCGGTCACCGCCCGCCTCGGCTTCCTCGTCGACGTGGGCCTCGACTATCTGTCGCTCGATCGAAGCGCGCAGACCTTGTCGAGCGGCGAAGGGCAGCGCATCCGCCTGGCCACGCAAATCGGCGCGGCGCTCGTGGGCGTGATGTACGTGCTCGACGAACCTTCCGTGGGCCTCCACGCGCGCGACAACGCCCGGCTCATCGACGCCCAAGCGCGCCTGCGCGATCTCGGAAACACCGTGCTCGTGGTGGAGCACGATCGCGAGGCCATCCTCGCCGCCGATCACGTGGTCGACATGGGCCCCGGCGCCGGCGTGCACGGCGGCACCGTCATCAGCCAAGGCACACCGGCCGAGGTCATGGCCGACCCCAAATCCCTCACCGGCCCTTACCTCTCCGGCGCGCGAAGCCTCCCCATTTTGCGCAACCGCCAGAAGCCCGGCAAGGGCGAGGTCCGCGTGGTGGGCGCCCGCGCGCACAACCTTCGAAATGTCACGGCCGAGATCCCCATCGGCCTCTTTACGTGCATCACCGGCGTCTCCGGCAGCGGCAAATCGAGCCTCATCGTCGACACCCTGCTGCCCGCCGCGCGCAGCAAGCTCTATCTGGCCACCGCGCCGGTGGGCGAGTGCGACGGCGTCGAAGGCCTCGAGCACATCGACAAAGTCATCTCCATCGACCAAGCGCCGCTCGGCCGCACCCCGCGCTCCAACCCCGCCACCTACACCGGCGTGTTCGCCCAGCTGCGCGATCTCTACGCCGGCCTCCCCGACGCCCGCGCGCGCGGCTACAAGCCGGGGCGCTTCTCGTTCAATGTCAAAGGCGGCCGCTGCGAAGCGTGCCAAGGCGACGGGCTTTTGCGGGTGGAGATGCACTTTCTGCCCGACATCTTCGTCACCTGCGACACCTGCGGCGGCAAGCGGTACAACCGCGAGACCCTGGAGATCCACTACCGCGGCCTCTCGATCGCCGACGCGCTCGAGCTCACCGTCGAGCAGGCGAGCCAGACGTTCGACGCCATCCCGCGCGTGTCCGAGCGCCTCGAGGCCCTGCGCAAGGTGGGCCTCGGCTATTTGACCCTCGGCCAATCGGCCACCACCCTCTCCGGCGGCGAAGCCCAGAGGGTCAAGCTCGCGCGCGAGCTGGCGCGCAAGGCCACCGGGCGCACTTTGTACGTGCTCGACGAGCCGACCACCGGCCTTCACTTCTCGGACATCGAGGTGCTGCTCACCGCCCTGCTCGATCTGCGCGATCAGGGGAACACCATCGTCATCATCGAGCACAACCTCGACGTGGTGGCGTGCGCGGATTGGGTGGTCGATCTCGGCCCCGAGGGCGGCGAAGGCGGCGGCCAGATCGTGGCCGTGGGCACGCCCGAGCAAGTCGCCAAGAGCGGGATCGCCCACACGAGCCACTACTTGCGCGAGGTGCTGGAGCGCGCCTCCGCGCCTACCGCTTTCGGCGCGGCGCGGGCAGAGTCGGCGGAATGA
- a CDS encoding DMT family transporter, producing the protein MTGTSAEPAGSPRTRSLAAYGWMALSASLFAGMYFFAHLASHRVPWTMVATARAGVGAMVAIGVGKMRGVPVLPEGKGSRQMWLRSLFGTASLLCTFYATGSPDLALGDAITLANLGPVIIAVLAPLMLGERSGRRVAVAIPLSLAGVVCIVRPAIFFGHEVANGRMLLPAVAAIGGSFFASLAMIMLRQVSDRVGPEAIAAHFSLTAAAVMFVLSIPKLTVPAAHDLAIMLAAGLCAGFAQLAMTRAYALEFAARVSPFGYLQVVIGSLLGAVALAQWPDALTFVGMLLVIAGGVFVSIVSLREQRLRA; encoded by the coding sequence GTGACAGGCACATCCGCCGAGCCCGCAGGCTCCCCCCGCACCCGAAGCTTGGCGGCGTACGGATGGATGGCGCTCAGCGCATCCCTTTTCGCAGGCATGTACTTTTTCGCGCACCTGGCCAGCCACCGTGTGCCGTGGACCATGGTGGCCACGGCGCGCGCCGGCGTTGGGGCGATGGTCGCCATCGGCGTTGGAAAAATGCGCGGGGTGCCCGTGCTGCCCGAGGGCAAAGGCAGCCGGCAAATGTGGCTGCGCAGCCTCTTTGGCACCGCCTCGCTCCTCTGCACCTTCTATGCGACCGGCTCACCGGATCTCGCGCTCGGCGACGCCATCACCCTGGCGAACCTCGGCCCCGTCATCATCGCCGTCTTGGCTCCCCTCATGCTCGGCGAGCGCTCGGGACGGCGGGTGGCGGTGGCCATCCCCCTCTCCTTGGCCGGGGTCGTCTGCATCGTCCGCCCGGCCATCTTCTTTGGCCACGAGGTCGCCAACGGCAGGATGCTCTTGCCCGCGGTGGCCGCCATCGGGGGCTCCTTCTTCGCCAGCCTCGCGATGATCATGCTGCGCCAGGTCAGCGATCGCGTGGGCCCCGAGGCCATCGCCGCGCACTTCTCGCTCACCGCTGCCGCGGTCATGTTCGTGCTGTCCATCCCCAAGCTCACCGTCCCCGCCGCCCACGATCTCGCCATCATGCTGGCGGCCGGGCTGTGCGCCGGCTTCGCGCAGCTCGCGATGACCCGTGCGTACGCACTGGAGTTCGCGGCGCGGGTGAGCCCGTTCGGCTACCTGCAGGTCGTCATCGGATCGCTCTTGGGTGCAGTGGCCCTCGCCCAATGGCCGGACGCCCTCACCTTCGTCGGCATGCTCCTGGTCATCGCAGGAGGCGTTTTCGTGAGCATCGTAAGCCTTCGCGAGCAGCGCCTGCGGGCCTGA